One window of Pseudacidobacterium ailaaui genomic DNA carries:
- a CDS encoding AMP-binding protein: MRPHLATLVEDFERHSREIAIVTHRGNRRIVSTYGEVAALARRFAAMLLQREISAGDRVLLWGQNSAEWVATFFGCVLCGVIVVPLDAAGSAEFARRVLDDTRPKLVVGDAALLTQLPEGTVKINFDDWIAALPARPLTNVPALNLDTPLQVLFTSGTTSEPKGVVHTHRNVLASVAPIEREIQKYLKYERPFHPLRFLHTLPLSHVFGQFMGLWLPVLLGAEVHFEARLQAPRLVELVRRERISVIAAVPRVLELLRTYLFSLFPELPEQINRAQGKPAWKRWWRFRKVHHLLGWKCWAFVCGGAALSSELESFWNTLGFALVQGYGMTETTALITLNHPFKVGKGTIGKPLPGRDVRLSEDGEILVRGEMVSTAIWQRGQLTKSSDEWLATGDLACSDEEGRFQFLGRKGLMIVTSSGLNIHPEDVEVVLEKQSNVRAAVVVPTNTPAGTEAMAVLLFHGTEAEAAQAIRSANLQLADYQRIRYWRIWPGLDFPRTSTGKIQRGKVAQWASSLTMEKTMAGENDSDPLLALIAAITRSPAGKTTDEARLDEDLHLDSLGRVQLQSELEQKLGVTLDDTTIISIETLGELRRLLSRNSDALHPAVPESPAAVKPQSRPATSIYPQWPWSWPVHALRVIFLECVARPMTRFLAKPATVCVSRVIAAQRPLLIIANHVTAYDAALVLYALPGRLRRRVAIAMAADILEDFRHARGQDTRIQNVLAPIAYWLITALFNVFPLPRSAGFRDSFAHMGHALDRGYNVLIFPEGTRTSGNLQKFRPGIGMLVKESNAAVLPVALRGLGDLKQGGKGWFRSGKLELHVGKPMHFRSTDSPETITAALESTLRSMLQ; encoded by the coding sequence ATGCGGCCCCATCTGGCAACGCTGGTAGAGGATTTTGAGCGGCACAGCAGGGAAATCGCCATCGTTACACATCGTGGTAATCGCCGCATTGTGTCTACGTATGGTGAAGTAGCTGCACTGGCCCGGCGCTTTGCGGCCATGCTTTTGCAGCGAGAAATCAGTGCGGGAGATCGCGTCCTTCTGTGGGGCCAGAATTCTGCGGAATGGGTCGCGACTTTCTTCGGATGTGTGTTATGTGGAGTCATCGTCGTTCCGCTCGATGCTGCAGGCAGTGCTGAATTTGCAAGGCGCGTTTTGGATGATACGCGTCCTAAGCTGGTTGTGGGTGATGCCGCCTTGCTCACACAGCTGCCTGAAGGCACAGTAAAAATCAATTTTGATGACTGGATAGCAGCACTGCCTGCCAGGCCGCTGACGAACGTCCCCGCGCTCAATCTGGATACTCCGCTCCAGGTCCTTTTTACTTCCGGCACCACATCAGAACCGAAAGGTGTGGTCCATACGCACCGGAATGTGCTGGCGAGCGTAGCTCCTATCGAACGTGAAATACAAAAGTATCTAAAGTATGAGCGGCCCTTTCACCCCTTACGCTTCCTACACACCTTGCCGCTCAGTCACGTCTTTGGACAATTTATGGGTTTGTGGCTCCCTGTTCTGCTGGGCGCGGAAGTACATTTTGAAGCGCGCCTGCAGGCCCCGCGTCTGGTAGAACTCGTCCGGCGAGAGCGCATTTCTGTGATTGCTGCCGTGCCGCGCGTGCTTGAGCTTCTGCGTACCTATTTGTTTTCGCTTTTTCCAGAGCTACCGGAGCAAATCAATCGTGCGCAGGGAAAACCTGCGTGGAAGCGATGGTGGCGCTTTCGCAAGGTCCATCATTTACTCGGCTGGAAGTGTTGGGCCTTTGTCTGCGGCGGCGCAGCGCTTTCATCAGAACTCGAATCCTTCTGGAATACCCTGGGGTTTGCTCTGGTGCAAGGCTACGGCATGACGGAAACCACTGCGCTGATTACACTGAATCATCCATTCAAGGTTGGCAAAGGCACCATTGGGAAGCCGTTACCCGGACGCGATGTCCGCCTCTCAGAAGACGGCGAAATTCTGGTACGTGGCGAAATGGTTTCTACTGCAATCTGGCAGCGTGGCCAACTGACAAAGTCTTCTGATGAATGGCTGGCGACAGGTGATCTGGCGTGCAGTGATGAAGAGGGCCGTTTTCAATTTCTGGGCAGAAAGGGCCTGATGATTGTTACATCTTCAGGACTGAACATCCATCCCGAAGATGTGGAAGTGGTACTTGAGAAACAGTCAAATGTCCGTGCTGCGGTTGTCGTGCCAACGAACACACCCGCTGGTACAGAAGCGATGGCAGTGCTGCTTTTCCATGGGACGGAAGCAGAGGCGGCCCAGGCCATCCGTTCTGCAAATCTGCAATTGGCTGATTATCAGCGGATTCGTTACTGGCGTATCTGGCCTGGACTGGATTTTCCGCGCACATCTACGGGGAAAATCCAGCGCGGCAAAGTGGCCCAATGGGCCAGCTCTTTGACTATGGAAAAAACCATGGCCGGAGAAAATGACAGTGATCCGCTTCTGGCTCTCATTGCAGCCATTACCCGCAGTCCCGCAGGTAAGACCACAGATGAGGCACGGCTCGATGAAGACCTGCATTTGGACAGCCTGGGCCGGGTGCAGTTGCAAAGCGAGCTGGAGCAGAAGCTCGGTGTCACATTGGACGATACGACAATCATCAGCATAGAAACGCTGGGAGAACTGCGCAGGCTTCTAAGCAGAAACAGCGACGCTCTGCACCCCGCTGTCCCAGAAAGTCCTGCAGCAGTCAAGCCGCAATCACGACCAGCAACATCCATCTATCCGCAATGGCCGTGGTCTTGGCCGGTTCATGCGCTGCGTGTCATCTTTCTTGAGTGTGTTGCGCGGCCGATGACACGCTTTCTTGCGAAGCCAGCTACTGTTTGTGTCTCCAGGGTAATTGCAGCCCAGCGGCCGCTGTTGATCATAGCGAATCACGTGACGGCTTATGATGCCGCGCTTGTGCTCTACGCTCTTCCCGGTAGACTGCGCAGGCGAGTAGCCATCGCCATGGCTGCGGACATTCTCGAAGATTTTCGCCATGCTCGGGGCCAGGACACGCGGATACAGAACGTGCTTGCGCCGATTGCGTATTGGCTCATTACTGCGCTATTCAACGTTTTTCCTTTACCGCGCAGTGCAGGTTTCCGTGACAGTTTCGCACACATGGGCCATGCTTTGGATCGTGGCTACAACGTACTCATCTTTCCTGAGGGCACGCGCACGTCAGGGAACTTGCAGAAGTTCCGTCCCGGAATCGGCATGCTGGTGAAGGAGTCGAATGCGGCAGTTTTGCCTGTTGCCCTGCGTGGTCTTGGCGATCTAAAGCAGGGCGGTAAAGGGTGGTTTCGCTCCGGAAAGCTGGAGCTGCATGTAGGCAAGCCGATGCACTTCCGGTCAACAGATTCACCCGAGACGATTACTGCCGCACTCGAAAGCACTCTCCGTTCTATGCTGCAATGA
- a CDS encoding RNB domain-containing ribonuclease, translated as MNHSHGFDLQASARLSMTDHGFNAGFPQAVKDEVAAILEHPLAVDGFDGVRDMRDLPWSSIDNDTSRDLDQIEVIAAMNDGAVRVRVGIADVDAYVPKGSAIDRFARNQTTTVYAGVHNFSMLPEELSTGLTSLLENEDRLSVVYEFVVDAQGCVISSALYRATVKNKAQLAYPSVGAWLETGKNPPEKVGDSHEIAKQLQIQNHVAQLLRSQRYRRGALNLQTIETNPLMRDGEPVEIQMHLRNPATDLIEDFMIAANEVVATSLDKAKFSSIRRVVKTPKRWDRIVELAARYGTKLPETPDPKPLHDFLCERQNADPDHFPDLSLAVVKLLGSGEYVLERAGEAAEGHFGLAVQDYTHSTAPNRRYADLVTQRLVKAMLAKQKSPYSDEELAAIAQQCTRQEDAARKVEREMRKRIAAVVMHDRIGQQFTAIVTGVNEHGTFVRTKSPHVEGMLVRGAKGVDVGDRIQVTLTHTDPERGYVDFTRS; from the coding sequence ATGAATCACTCTCATGGCTTTGACCTTCAGGCGTCTGCACGGCTTTCCATGACAGACCACGGATTCAACGCTGGTTTTCCTCAGGCCGTAAAAGATGAAGTGGCCGCAATCCTGGAGCATCCACTTGCTGTAGATGGCTTTGACGGTGTGCGCGACATGCGTGATCTGCCGTGGTCTTCTATTGACAACGACACTTCACGCGACCTGGACCAGATAGAAGTCATCGCAGCAATGAATGACGGCGCTGTTCGCGTGCGTGTGGGCATTGCAGATGTAGACGCTTATGTGCCGAAAGGTTCTGCGATTGACAGATTTGCCAGGAACCAAACCACAACGGTTTACGCTGGTGTTCACAATTTCTCTATGCTCCCTGAGGAGTTGTCTACGGGGCTTACATCGCTGCTCGAAAACGAAGATCGGCTCAGCGTTGTTTATGAGTTTGTTGTGGACGCACAGGGATGCGTGATCTCTAGTGCCCTCTATCGGGCCACGGTCAAAAACAAGGCACAACTGGCATATCCATCTGTGGGTGCATGGCTCGAAACCGGAAAAAACCCTCCAGAGAAAGTTGGCGATTCACACGAGATTGCAAAACAGTTACAGATCCAAAATCATGTTGCGCAGCTTTTGCGAAGTCAGCGATATAGGCGAGGAGCTTTGAACCTCCAGACAATTGAGACGAACCCGCTCATGCGCGATGGCGAGCCCGTTGAAATTCAGATGCATTTGAGGAATCCGGCCACTGATCTGATTGAAGATTTCATGATTGCTGCCAATGAAGTTGTCGCCACCAGCCTGGACAAGGCAAAGTTTTCTTCCATTCGGCGTGTTGTGAAAACACCGAAACGCTGGGACCGTATTGTTGAACTGGCCGCCCGGTATGGAACAAAGCTGCCAGAAACTCCTGATCCTAAGCCGCTGCATGATTTTCTTTGTGAACGGCAAAACGCGGATCCGGACCATTTCCCGGACCTCTCTTTGGCCGTGGTCAAGCTGCTCGGTTCGGGAGAATATGTTCTGGAACGTGCGGGAGAGGCGGCCGAGGGGCACTTCGGTCTGGCAGTGCAGGACTATACCCACTCTACAGCTCCCAATCGACGCTATGCCGATCTGGTCACACAACGGCTGGTCAAAGCAATGCTGGCGAAGCAGAAGTCGCCATATTCAGATGAGGAGCTCGCTGCCATAGCGCAGCAGTGCACTCGTCAGGAAGACGCGGCCCGAAAAGTAGAGCGCGAAATGCGCAAACGGATTGCAGCCGTGGTGATGCATGACCGTATCGGACAACAATTTACAGCGATTGTGACTGGTGTAAACGAGCATGGGACTTTTGTGCGAACGAAATCGCCACATGTGGAGGGAATGCTGGTGCGCGGCGCAAAAGGCGTGGACGTAGGCGACAGGATCCAAGTTACCTTGACCCATACTGACCCTGAACGCGGATATGTGGATTTTACTCGCAGCTAG
- a CDS encoding PspA/IM30 family protein encodes MALLERVAALLRANINDLMDKAEDPEKMMKQLVLDMENQLLQVKTQVAIAIADQHLLEKKKKEHEDEAAEWHKKAELAVAKEKDDLARAALERALTHEHMASGFAQQIEDQAAEADSLRSALRKLEQKLAETRSRCEMLIAQHRRARVVNRANQVRQKMDAAGNSASMDRMKLRVMETDSENAAMQDLLKEDSLESNFAALEREDRIEQLLRELKERQSKTA; translated from the coding sequence ATGGCACTACTGGAGCGCGTTGCCGCCCTGTTGCGTGCGAACATTAACGACCTAATGGACAAGGCAGAAGACCCGGAAAAGATGATGAAGCAACTTGTCCTTGATATGGAGAACCAGCTTCTCCAGGTAAAAACGCAGGTGGCGATCGCCATCGCTGACCAGCATCTTTTGGAAAAGAAGAAAAAAGAGCACGAAGATGAAGCGGCCGAGTGGCACAAAAAAGCTGAGCTGGCGGTCGCTAAGGAGAAGGACGACCTGGCCCGCGCCGCACTCGAACGGGCCTTGACACATGAACATATGGCGTCAGGCTTTGCACAACAGATTGAAGATCAGGCGGCGGAGGCCGACTCTCTGCGTTCTGCTCTGCGTAAATTAGAGCAAAAGCTTGCCGAAACGCGCAGCCGTTGTGAGATGCTGATTGCGCAACATCGCCGCGCTCGCGTAGTCAACCGGGCAAATCAGGTGCGGCAGAAGATGGATGCAGCCGGCAACAGCGCCAGCATGGATCGCATGAAGCTTCGTGTGATGGAAACAGATTCAGAAAACGCTGCGATGCAGGATTTACTCAAAGAGGATTCATTGGAAAGCAATTTTGCAGCATTAGAGAGGGAAGACCGCATCGAACAATTACTGCGCGAATTGAAAGAGCGGCAAAGCAAGACGGCCTGA
- a CDS encoding flotillin family protein, whose product MTNTIIVVVGLCLLAFMILVGLLAKMFRKAGPNEALIVYGFRGPRVIKGHGTVIFPMVESCRELSLELMSFDVAPQQDLYTKQGVAVTVEAVAQIKVRSDQESILTAAEQFLTKTPPQREGLIRLVMEGHLRGIIGQLTVEQIVKEPEMVSDRMRSTCADDMSKMGLEVVSFTIKEVRDKNEYITNMGRPDIVRIKRDADVAAAEAERDTAIRRANAQREAAVAKAAADQERVIAETASLARQAEAQRDLDIQKAQFAEQSRKQQAQADKAYELQTNVMQQQVVAEQVKVQQIEKEQQIKVQEAEIVRHEKELIATVLKQAEIERQRVENLAAAEKARLMIEAEGHAAAIRAQGEAEAAIIFQKGEAEAKAMNVKAEAYQEWNQAAVVDRLISNMAEVVRAMSEPLSKVDKITVVSTGSDGAAGVNKLTGDIAKIAAQVPALFEALSGMDMRELMNNVKTMRARPNGESTLSGKPL is encoded by the coding sequence ATGACGAACACAATAATCGTAGTTGTTGGCTTATGTCTTCTTGCCTTCATGATTTTGGTTGGTCTCTTGGCAAAGATGTTTCGCAAAGCGGGCCCCAATGAGGCCCTCATCGTCTACGGCTTTCGTGGACCACGGGTCATTAAGGGCCATGGCACGGTCATCTTTCCTATGGTGGAAAGCTGCCGCGAGCTTTCGTTGGAGCTCATGTCTTTCGATGTCGCGCCGCAGCAGGACCTTTATACAAAACAGGGCGTGGCCGTAACGGTGGAAGCAGTAGCGCAGATCAAAGTACGTTCTGATCAGGAATCCATTCTGACTGCTGCTGAACAATTCCTCACCAAGACGCCTCCGCAGCGTGAAGGACTCATTCGCTTGGTGATGGAGGGCCATCTACGCGGCATTATCGGTCAGCTTACCGTGGAGCAGATTGTGAAAGAGCCAGAGATGGTCTCTGATCGTATGCGGTCTACGTGTGCCGATGATATGAGCAAGATGGGACTTGAGGTTGTATCGTTCACGATCAAAGAAGTCCGCGACAAGAATGAATACATCACCAATATGGGACGTCCTGATATTGTGCGCATTAAGCGTGATGCGGATGTGGCCGCGGCCGAAGCCGAGCGTGACACCGCAATCCGCCGAGCGAATGCGCAGCGTGAAGCCGCTGTAGCAAAGGCCGCAGCCGACCAGGAGCGGGTGATTGCCGAAACCGCATCGCTTGCCCGGCAGGCTGAGGCGCAGCGCGACCTCGACATTCAAAAAGCGCAGTTTGCTGAACAGAGCCGCAAACAACAGGCGCAGGCCGACAAGGCTTATGAATTGCAAACCAATGTCATGCAGCAACAGGTAGTTGCCGAGCAGGTGAAGGTCCAGCAGATAGAGAAAGAACAGCAGATCAAGGTGCAGGAAGCCGAGATTGTGCGTCATGAGAAAGAGCTGATCGCTACCGTGCTAAAACAGGCAGAGATTGAACGCCAGCGTGTGGAAAATCTGGCAGCGGCAGAAAAAGCTCGGTTGATGATTGAAGCTGAAGGACACGCTGCAGCCATTCGTGCGCAAGGCGAAGCTGAGGCTGCGATCATTTTCCAGAAAGGCGAAGCTGAGGCAAAGGCCATGAACGTAAAGGCAGAGGCCTATCAGGAATGGAACCAGGCCGCGGTAGTAGACCGCCTGATTAGCAATATGGCTGAGGTTGTGCGGGCCATGTCGGAGCCGTTGTCCAAGGTAGACAAGATCACTGTAGTCTCAACCGGCAGTGATGGTGCGGCGGGGGTCAACAAGCTCACTGGCGACATCGCAAAAATTGCCGCCCAGGTTCCGGCCCTCTTTGAGGCGCTTTCCGGAATGGATATGCGCGAACTGATGAACAATGTGAAGACGATGCGGGCACGCCCAAATGGCGAGTCTACTCTGTCAGGCAAACCACTGTAA
- a CDS encoding helix-turn-helix domain-containing protein, whose amino-acid sequence MTLGEKIRYLREVEGNLRGLNRALTQQEVVKAIRSELKATMSQSYLSQIESGARPHLTNTTRQLLAKFFKVHPGYLVDDPEGYHPELLSDARTLEDKLDLWLVSGAERFRRDPALRQALLTLARHKETRRCLLLLEEIIETPGLVERLLEVLRPAQNGQTAKRRSAKEIQK is encoded by the coding sequence ATGACGCTCGGTGAAAAAATCCGTTATCTGCGCGAAGTCGAAGGAAACCTGCGCGGCCTGAACCGTGCCCTGACGCAGCAGGAAGTCGTCAAGGCCATCCGCTCGGAACTGAAAGCGACGATGAGCCAGTCGTATCTTTCGCAGATTGAAAGCGGCGCGCGGCCTCACCTGACGAACACCACGCGGCAACTGCTGGCGAAGTTCTTCAAGGTGCATCCCGGATATCTGGTGGATGATCCGGAGGGTTATCATCCTGAGCTGTTGAGCGACGCGCGCACGTTGGAAGACAAGCTGGATTTGTGGCTGGTGAGCGGCGCCGAGCGATTTCGACGCGATCCCGCACTGCGTCAGGCATTGTTGACGCTGGCGCGCCATAAGGAGACGCGACGCTGTCTGCTGCTGCTGGAAGAGATCATAGAAACGCCTGGCTTGGTCGAGCGGCTGCTGGAAGTGCTGCGTCCCGCACAGAATGGGCAGACGGCAAAGCGGCGGTCTGCAAAGGAGATTCAAAAATGA
- the treZ gene encoding malto-oligosyltrehalose trehalohydrolase, with protein MHRFRVWAPKASTVDLKIADRLHSMQKSTGGWWELEVSQAAAGTDYAFVLNGSGPALPDPRSAWQPQGVHGPSRILDHAAFHWTDGHWQSPPLSSAIVYELHIGTFTPEGTFDAARTKLSYLRELGITHVELMPVASFPGKRGWGYDGVDLFAPQQVYGGPEALKRFVNACHEHGLAVLLDVVYNHLGPSGNYLGLFGPYFTTLHHTPWGDAVNLEDAGSHEVRRFFCENALMWLRDYHFDGLRLDAVHAYMDRSAIHFMEQLAGEVRALEARTGKQYVVIAESDLNDPRLVRAPEAGGYGLDAQWSDDFHHAIFALLTGDRSGYYADFGKMADLAKSLKSVFVYDGIYSGFRDRTHGRPVEGLPAWRFLGYAQNHDQVGNRAQGDRLCHIASMDRAKIAAALVFTAPFVPMIFQGEEWACSSPFQYFTDHEPELGRLVSEGRRREFAAFGWKPEDVPDPQDEQTFLRSKLCWEEQANPPHSQMLDWYKNLVAIRKAHPDLTEGTLDHVKVEFSEEGKWLVMERGSIEVVVNLGQRSLVRKTQATQMLLSCGTTAKLDDGVLSLSPDAAAILKREQQIF; from the coding sequence ATGCATCGATTCAGAGTTTGGGCGCCAAAAGCCAGCACTGTTGACCTGAAGATTGCAGACCGGCTCCATTCCATGCAGAAAAGCACCGGCGGCTGGTGGGAGCTGGAAGTTTCCCAGGCAGCAGCGGGGACCGATTATGCGTTTGTCCTGAATGGATCCGGGCCTGCGTTGCCGGATCCGCGTTCTGCCTGGCAACCACAAGGAGTGCATGGTCCATCGCGGATACTGGACCACGCAGCATTTCACTGGACGGACGGCCACTGGCAATCGCCGCCGCTTTCGAGTGCCATCGTGTATGAGCTGCACATTGGGACCTTCACCCCGGAAGGCACATTCGATGCAGCACGAACCAAACTCTCCTACCTTCGAGAACTGGGCATTACCCATGTAGAGTTGATGCCTGTCGCTTCCTTTCCCGGCAAGCGCGGCTGGGGTTATGACGGCGTAGATCTGTTTGCTCCGCAGCAAGTCTATGGCGGTCCAGAAGCGCTGAAGCGCTTTGTCAATGCATGCCATGAACATGGCCTGGCCGTTTTACTTGATGTGGTCTACAACCATCTTGGCCCTTCAGGCAATTATCTCGGGCTTTTCGGCCCCTATTTTACGACCCTGCATCACACGCCTTGGGGCGATGCTGTCAATCTTGAAGATGCGGGAAGTCACGAGGTACGGCGTTTTTTTTGCGAGAACGCCCTGATGTGGTTGCGCGATTACCATTTCGATGGTCTCCGCTTGGACGCTGTCCACGCTTATATGGACCGCTCGGCGATTCACTTTATGGAGCAGCTGGCCGGAGAAGTCCGGGCGCTGGAAGCGCGAACAGGCAAACAATACGTCGTCATTGCCGAAAGCGACCTGAATGATCCGCGCTTGGTGCGTGCGCCGGAAGCCGGAGGTTACGGTCTGGATGCCCAGTGGAGCGACGATTTTCACCATGCCATTTTCGCTTTGCTCACCGGAGACCGCAGCGGCTACTATGCCGATTTTGGGAAGATGGCAGACCTGGCAAAATCGCTCAAATCCGTGTTTGTCTACGATGGCATTTATTCGGGATTTCGGGATAGAACACACGGACGCCCGGTAGAGGGCTTGCCGGCGTGGCGTTTTCTAGGGTATGCGCAAAACCACGACCAGGTGGGCAATCGCGCGCAAGGAGACCGGCTCTGCCACATTGCCAGCATGGACCGGGCGAAAATCGCCGCTGCGCTTGTCTTCACAGCGCCCTTTGTCCCCATGATTTTTCAGGGTGAGGAATGGGCCTGCTCTTCTCCCTTTCAATATTTCACAGACCATGAACCGGAGCTGGGCCGGCTGGTTTCCGAAGGCCGTCGACGCGAATTTGCCGCCTTTGGCTGGAAGCCGGAGGACGTTCCCGATCCTCAGGACGAGCAGACTTTCCTTCGCTCAAAGCTTTGCTGGGAGGAACAGGCCAACCCGCCGCATTCACAAATGCTGGATTGGTACAAAAACCTGGTCGCCATACGCAAAGCGCATCCTGACCTTACGGAAGGCACTCTGGACCACGTAAAAGTGGAGTTCAGCGAAGAAGGAAAATGGCTGGTCATGGAAAGAGGGAGTATTGAAGTAGTGGTGAATCTGGGACAGCGTTCACTGGTGCGGAAGACACAGGCGACGCAGATGCTCTTGTCCTGTGGAACGACCGCAAAGCTCGATGACGGGGTGCTTTCCCTGTCTCCAGACGCAGCCGCTATCCTAAAGAGGGAGCAACAGATATTCTGA
- a CDS encoding sulfite exporter TauE/SafE family protein codes for MNTTEFSAWIFLSSVLAGLLGALTGLGGGVVVVPVLTLLFHVDIRYAIGASLVSVIATSSGAAAAYVREGFSNVRIGMFLEIATTLGALLGAYLTAIVSTHAIGVVFGLVLLYSAYASFRPHGDGAKQEPNALALKLRLKGSYPGPEGEELYVAQHVPAGFSLMFLAGTLSGLLGIGSGAVKVLAMDQAMRLPFKVSTTTSNFMIGVTAAASAGVYLSRGYISPGLAMPVMLGVLLGSLTGSRLLVKAKVRTLRLIFAVVIVLLGIEMIYNSMTGRL; via the coding sequence ATGAACACAACGGAATTTTCCGCATGGATTTTTCTTAGCTCCGTCCTGGCTGGCCTTTTGGGTGCCCTCACCGGACTCGGCGGCGGCGTAGTTGTCGTCCCCGTCCTTACACTGCTCTTCCACGTGGATATTCGCTATGCGATTGGCGCATCTCTGGTATCTGTGATTGCCACATCTTCTGGAGCGGCCGCTGCTTATGTGCGCGAGGGGTTTTCCAACGTCCGCATCGGGATGTTCCTGGAAATTGCTACGACGCTCGGCGCGCTTCTCGGTGCGTATCTGACAGCGATTGTCTCCACGCATGCAATTGGGGTTGTCTTTGGCCTTGTACTTTTGTATTCGGCGTATGCCTCGTTCCGGCCCCATGGGGATGGGGCAAAGCAAGAACCCAATGCTCTGGCACTCAAGTTGAGGTTGAAAGGGAGTTACCCAGGCCCAGAAGGTGAAGAGTTATATGTGGCGCAGCATGTTCCGGCAGGATTTAGTCTGATGTTTCTGGCGGGAACGCTTTCCGGCTTGCTTGGCATCGGCTCCGGCGCGGTCAAAGTACTGGCCATGGACCAGGCCATGCGATTGCCTTTCAAGGTCTCAACCACAACGAGCAACTTCATGATCGGAGTGACGGCTGCCGCCAGCGCCGGTGTCTACCTTAGCCGTGGGTATATTTCCCCTGGCTTGGCAATGCCGGTCATGCTGGGCGTATTACTCGGATCTCTTACCGGCTCACGCCTTCTGGTAAAAGCAAAAGTACGGACCCTGCGTCTTATTTTTGCAGTCGTCATTGTGTTACTTGGAATCGAGATGATTTACAACAGCATGACGGGGCGCCTGTGA
- a CDS encoding DUF1634 domain-containing protein, which produces MNDEKMELMIGHLLRIGVILAALVVAIGGVLYLHQSHGPRPNYASFHSVSPALRSPSGILRQLPSGNSNAIIQLGLLLLIATPIARVIFAAAGFSLERDWFYTAVSLLVLAVLMYSLFYGH; this is translated from the coding sequence GTGAACGACGAAAAAATGGAACTCATGATTGGTCATCTGTTGCGCATCGGCGTCATTCTGGCTGCGCTGGTTGTTGCAATCGGAGGGGTGCTCTATCTGCATCAGTCCCATGGCCCACGCCCGAATTACGCCAGCTTTCATAGCGTGTCACCTGCTCTGCGGAGCCCCTCGGGCATCCTGAGGCAGCTGCCATCAGGCAACAGCAATGCCATCATCCAGCTTGGCCTGCTCCTGCTGATTGCCACCCCAATTGCGCGTGTCATTTTTGCAGCGGCTGGCTTTTCCCTTGAGCGGGACTGGTTTTACACAGCTGTCAGTCTCCTGGTGCTGGCAGTACTCATGTACAGCCTGTTTTATGGGCATTAA
- a CDS encoding site-2 protease family protein, translated as MSQQEIVLKIFEFVVLLFALSLHEAAHAWMAARLGDPTARMLGRVTLNPAKHIDLLGTILIPLAMLFLSRGFLFGWAKPTPVTTRNFKNIVRDDILSTLAGPVSNVLAAVVSLLLLAVIARTTVIGNLMIKQLVMFGAPSQDLMAASPIIAPLVVLLYLGILLNLFLAAFNLLPLPPLDGSHILRHMLPYSALRVYDSLGMISLVLILFFGGPVVNAIVSPALYAFNRVLLAL; from the coding sequence ATGAGCCAGCAAGAGATTGTTCTAAAGATTTTTGAATTTGTGGTGCTGCTGTTTGCTCTAAGCCTCCACGAGGCGGCGCATGCCTGGATGGCAGCCCGATTGGGCGACCCGACGGCACGGATGCTGGGGCGTGTCACCTTAAACCCTGCGAAACATATCGACCTTCTGGGAACCATCCTGATTCCTCTGGCCATGCTCTTCCTTTCGCGTGGATTTCTCTTTGGATGGGCCAAACCCACTCCGGTGACCACACGAAACTTCAAGAACATCGTGCGGGACGATATTCTGAGCACGCTGGCCGGACCGGTCAGCAATGTTCTGGCAGCCGTCGTGTCCCTACTTCTACTCGCGGTGATCGCCCGGACGACCGTCATTGGAAACCTAATGATTAAGCAATTGGTCATGTTCGGCGCTCCATCCCAGGACTTGATGGCCGCCAGCCCCATCATTGCACCTTTGGTGGTGCTGCTTTATCTCGGCATTTTACTGAACCTCTTTCTGGCAGCATTTAACCTGCTTCCACTGCCGCCTCTCGATGGTTCCCATATCCTGCGCCACATGCTGCCTTACAGCGCACTGCGAGTTTATGATTCGCTTGGCATGATTAGTCTGGTCTTGATCCTGTTTTTTGGTGGACCGGTCGTCAATGCCATCGTCAGTCCGGCCCTCTATGCTTTTAACCGGGTCCTGCTGGCGCTATAA